A single Natranaerobius thermophilus JW/NM-WN-LF DNA region contains:
- the ord gene encoding 2,4-diaminopentanoate dehydrogenase — protein sequence MENIRVLVRGLGNMGSGMAKMVIDKEGLDLVGGVAGRPNKVGKDVGEVVGREAIGVNVNNDLVAEIKDKKPDVVLQANTSFTKDAFPEIKEILEQGVNVISIAEEMAYPSVQEKELAQQMDEIAKKNGVSVLGTGVNPGFVLDTLIIALSGGAISVDSIKASRVNDLSPFGATVMKTQGVGTTVEEFNKGVEEGTIVGHVGFPESIYMIADALGITLDKIEETREPIVSETYRETEHVKVEPGMVAGCRHVGKGFKDGEELIVLEHPQQIHPDKEGVDTGDYIYIKGNPEINMSINPEVPGGVGTIATAVNMIPLLVDAPAGLTSMKDLPVPRAIVGDVKKIMGRR from the coding sequence GCCGGTCGACCAAACAAAGTTGGAAAAGATGTTGGAGAAGTGGTCGGTCGTGAAGCTATTGGTGTTAATGTGAATAACGATTTAGTAGCTGAAATTAAAGACAAGAAACCTGATGTAGTACTACAAGCTAACACTTCTTTTACCAAGGATGCTTTTCCTGAAATTAAGGAAATACTTGAACAAGGTGTTAATGTAATTTCTATTGCAGAAGAAATGGCATATCCTTCGGTACAGGAAAAAGAACTTGCTCAGCAAATGGATGAAATAGCTAAGAAAAATGGTGTTAGTGTTTTAGGTACAGGAGTAAATCCAGGTTTTGTCTTGGATACATTGATTATAGCTTTGAGCGGTGGAGCAATTAGTGTAGACAGTATCAAGGCTTCAAGAGTAAATGATCTATCACCATTTGGTGCAACTGTGATGAAAACCCAGGGAGTAGGAACTACGGTAGAAGAATTTAATAAAGGTGTAGAAGAAGGTACAATAGTAGGACACGTAGGCTTTCCAGAGAGTATATACATGATTGCAGATGCTCTTGGAATAACTTTAGATAAAATTGAAGAGACTAGAGAGCCTATTGTTTCTGAAACTTATCGCGAAACTGAACATGTTAAAGTTGAACCTGGCATGGTTGCTGGTTGTAGGCATGTGGGTAAAGGTTTTAAAGATGGCGAGGAGCTAATTGTTTTAGAACATCCTCAACAGATCCATCCTGACAAAGAAGGTGTAGATACAGGAGACTATATCTACATTAAAGGTAATCCAGAAATTAATATGTCAATTAATCCAGAAGTTCCTGGTGGAGTAGGAACTATTGCAACTGCAGTCAACATGATTCCACTATTGGTTGATGCTCCTGCAGGGTTGACTTCTATGAAAGATCTGCCTGTACCAAGAGCGATTGTTGGCGATGTTAAAAAAATTATGGGGAGGCGATAA
- the ortA gene encoding 2-amino-4-oxopentanoate thiolase subunit OrtA — translation MSTQAKKGEWVQIHNTVLSPEERPANLPEETKQVPLEMWVKGFLIDEQAKVGDQVEIETVIGRKVRGELVRVSPGYKHDFGVPPTELLSIGKELRARMKEVGYGDE, via the coding sequence TTGAGTACTCAAGCCAAAAAAGGTGAATGGGTACAAATCCATAATACGGTGTTATCACCTGAAGAGCGACCTGCTAATCTTCCAGAGGAAACTAAGCAAGTTCCTCTGGAAATGTGGGTTAAAGGATTTCTTATTGATGAACAAGCGAAGGTCGGAGACCAAGTAGAAATTGAAACAGTAATTGGAAGAAAGGTACGCGGAGAGCTGGTAAGGGTATCTCCTGGATACAAACATGACTTTGGTGTACCTCCAACTGAACTTTTATCTATTGGTAAAGAGCTACGAGCTCGTATGAAGGAGGTGGGTTACGGTGACGAATAA
- the ortB gene encoding 2-amino-4-oxopentanoate thiolase subunit OrtB — protein sequence MTNKSYQAVMDRRGEIMKKAVGINYNKFERSRVAFDYESMMQEVGYSVDKVRDIQEETGIGNTPLLEMKNLSQLARELAPEGKGARIFIKDEACNPSGSFKARRGSVSVYHAKKHGYKGVISATSGNYGAAVASQAAMRGLDCIVVQEVFDSEYKGQPEIMEKGRKCESYGAEVVQLTVGPELFYKFLILLEETGYFNASLYTPFGIAGIETLGYEIAEQTRNQAGKDPDAVIVTNAGGGNLTGTARGLSKAGCNDTEIIAASVDLSGLHSASDVDFNRKSFTTGHTGFGMPFTTWPDRSDVPRSAARPLRHMDRYVTVSQGEVFYITEALAQLDGLERGPAGNTSLAAAFDIAQTMDEDQVIVVQETEYTSAGKHPYAQLTFAKEQGIEVKRGDPAKEDKPGERIIIPETPEQIRTQNVELDKLRQSYLKNVVKNTGVKELDNDDKDFVAEELGISKDRVDQLLEKVLKEEG from the coding sequence GTGACGAATAAAAGTTATCAAGCAGTAATGGATAGACGTGGAGAAATCATGAAAAAAGCAGTAGGAATAAACTATAACAAGTTTGAGCGTTCTCGTGTAGCTTTTGATTACGAATCAATGATGCAAGAAGTAGGTTACAGTGTAGATAAAGTACGAGATATTCAAGAAGAAACTGGAATTGGCAACACACCGCTTTTGGAGATGAAAAACTTATCTCAACTAGCTAGAGAACTTGCCCCTGAAGGAAAAGGTGCTCGCATATTTATCAAGGATGAAGCCTGCAATCCTTCAGGCAGTTTTAAAGCAAGAAGAGGAAGTGTATCGGTTTATCATGCAAAAAAACATGGATACAAAGGGGTTATTTCAGCCACTAGTGGAAACTACGGTGCTGCAGTAGCTTCTCAAGCTGCCATGAGAGGGCTGGATTGTATTGTAGTTCAAGAAGTTTTTGACTCAGAATATAAAGGTCAACCAGAGATTATGGAAAAAGGTCGTAAGTGTGAATCCTACGGAGCGGAAGTTGTTCAGTTGACAGTAGGTCCAGAGCTATTTTACAAGTTCTTGATTCTATTGGAAGAGACAGGCTACTTTAATGCTTCTCTGTATACTCCTTTTGGAATAGCAGGAATAGAGACTCTAGGATATGAAATTGCAGAACAAACTAGAAATCAAGCAGGTAAAGACCCGGATGCAGTGATAGTTACCAATGCGGGCGGTGGAAACTTAACTGGAACGGCCAGGGGATTATCAAAGGCCGGATGTAATGACACAGAAATAATTGCAGCCAGTGTTGACTTGAGTGGTCTTCATAGTGCCAGTGATGTAGATTTTAACCGTAAATCCTTTACAACTGGCCATACTGGCTTTGGTATGCCCTTTACAACATGGCCAGATAGATCTGATGTACCAAGAAGTGCTGCACGTCCTTTAAGGCATATGGATCGCTATGTTACTGTATCTCAAGGTGAAGTGTTCTACATCACAGAAGCCTTGGCGCAACTCGATGGTTTAGAAAGAGGACCAGCTGGAAATACCAGTTTGGCTGCTGCATTCGATATAGCACAAACCATGGATGAGGACCAAGTGATTGTAGTGCAAGAAACTGAATATACAAGTGCTGGAAAGCATCCTTATGCTCAATTAACCTTTGCTAAGGAGCAAGGAATAGAAGTGAAAAGAGGAGATCCAGCTAAAGAAGATAAGCCCGGTGAACGAATCATTATCCCTGAAACTCCAGAACAAATCAGAACACAAAATGTAGAACTAGATAAATTAAGACAATCATATCTCAAAAATGTAGTTAAAAATACAGGTGTGAAAGAACTTGATAATGATGATAAAGATTTTGTAGCAGAGGAATTAGGAATTTCTAAAGATAGGGTAGATCAGTTATTGGAAAAAGTTCTGAAAGAGGAGGGTTAA
- a CDS encoding ornithine aminomutase subunit alpha produces the protein MSDFESRRQHLKEMSEKELEQRFWELADKAVDPMVDLAQNHTSPSIERSVLLRMGFDSMESKAIVDKCVQKELLSKGAGHVVLKVARDQGIEIKEAGRALADGKHWDRAVELFGGGK, from the coding sequence ATGTCTGACTTTGAAAGTAGAAGACAGCATTTGAAAGAAATGTCAGAAAAAGAACTAGAACAACGATTTTGGGAACTAGCTGATAAAGCAGTAGACCCCATGGTCGATTTAGCTCAAAATCATACTTCACCATCTATAGAGCGTTCAGTGTTGCTAAGGATGGGCTTTGATAGTATGGAATCAAAAGCTATTGTAGATAAATGTGTTCAAAAAGAGCTACTCTCCAAAGGAGCCGGGCATGTTGTGCTTAAAGTAGCCCGTGATCAAGGAATTGAAATTAAAGAAGCGGGAAGAGCCCTGGCTGATGGTAAACACTGGGATAGAGCAGTAGAGCTGTTTGGAGGTGGTAAGTAA